The following are encoded together in the Streptomyces rapamycinicus NRRL 5491 genome:
- a CDS encoding MFS transporter: protein MSIPPIPSTPQATPPAASAPPVADGDARRILALTSLGVFIVFLDTTIVNVAFDTISTSFDAGITRLVWVLNAYTLVFAAFLIPAGQLADAYGRKRLFQIGLMGFAVSSALCGLAPGLGVLIAARAAQGVFGAIIVPASLALLLPAFPLERRATAISTWGAMAAVATAIGPTLGALLIEYTTWRWVFLLNVPVCLLTAAWGARLLTETRGSRNGGFPDPLGVAMSAAAPALLSFAVIYGPHLGWDDPRVLATAVAGVVLIPVLIRRSRYAARPALDLSLFRIRNFQASNVATLVFSVAFFAVLLSSLLFLQNVWHYSVLKSALAVSPSALVTALVAPLAGRLAERFGYRPVFVVGALFYAAGAAALALRTGASPHWAAHWLPTLVLNGIGVGLALSTLNSAAAKALPPERFGVGTAINNSFRQLGALLGVSLFVAVLGTPTSATILGDYHRVWWVLAVIPVISAGTYLATHREREAAG from the coding sequence ATGTCCATCCCGCCCATCCCCTCCACCCCGCAAGCGACGCCCCCGGCCGCATCCGCCCCGCCGGTAGCGGACGGAGATGCCCGCCGCATCCTGGCGCTGACCAGCCTCGGCGTGTTCATCGTCTTCCTCGACACCACAATCGTGAATGTCGCCTTCGACACGATCAGCACCAGCTTCGACGCCGGTATCACCCGCCTGGTGTGGGTCCTCAACGCCTACACCCTGGTCTTCGCCGCGTTCCTGATCCCGGCCGGGCAACTGGCCGACGCCTACGGCCGCAAGCGCCTGTTCCAGATCGGTCTCATGGGCTTCGCGGTCAGCAGTGCCCTGTGCGGTCTCGCCCCCGGGCTCGGCGTCCTCATCGCTGCCCGGGCGGCCCAAGGTGTCTTCGGTGCCATCATCGTTCCGGCCTCATTGGCGCTTCTCCTGCCCGCCTTTCCCCTGGAGCGCCGGGCCACGGCGATCAGCACCTGGGGTGCCATGGCGGCCGTCGCCACCGCGATCGGCCCGACCCTGGGCGCGCTCCTGATCGAATACACCACCTGGCGCTGGGTCTTCCTGCTCAACGTCCCCGTCTGCCTGCTCACCGCGGCCTGGGGTGCCCGCCTGCTGACCGAGACCCGCGGCTCCCGGAACGGCGGCTTCCCCGACCCTCTTGGCGTCGCCATGAGCGCCGCCGCGCCCGCCTTGCTCAGCTTCGCCGTCATCTACGGGCCGCACCTGGGCTGGGACGACCCGCGTGTCCTGGCGACCGCGGTGGCCGGTGTCGTCCTGATCCCGGTGCTGATCCGCCGGTCCCGTTACGCCGCGCGGCCGGCACTCGACCTGAGCCTGTTCCGGATTCGCAACTTCCAGGCGTCCAACGTCGCCACACTGGTCTTCTCCGTGGCCTTCTTCGCCGTTCTGCTCTCCAGTCTGCTGTTCCTGCAGAACGTCTGGCACTACTCCGTGCTGAAGTCCGCACTGGCCGTCAGCCCCAGCGCACTCGTCACCGCGCTCGTGGCCCCGCTGGCCGGCCGGCTGGCCGAACGATTCGGCTACCGCCCGGTCTTCGTCGTCGGCGCCCTCTTCTACGCCGCGGGCGCCGCCGCTCTCGCCCTGCGCACCGGCGCCTCGCCGCACTGGGCCGCGCACTGGCTGCCCACCCTCGTGCTCAACGGCATCGGGGTCGGCCTGGCCCTCTCCACTCTCAACAGCGCCGCGGCGAAGGCACTGCCACCGGAGCGCTTCGGTGTCGGCACCGCCATCAACAACAGCTTCCGGCAGCTGGGCGCTCTGCTCGGCGTCAGCCTCTTCGTGGCCGTCCTGGGGACGCCGACAAGCGCGACGATCCTGGGGGACTACCACCGGGTCTGGTGGGTACTGGCCGTGATCCCTGTGATCAGCGCCGGGACGTACCTCGCCACCCATCGCGAGCGGGAAGCCGCCGGATGA
- the recR gene encoding recombination mediator RecR: protein MYEGVVQDLIDELGRLPGVGPKSAQRIAFHILQAEPTDVRRLAQALTQVKEKVRFCAVCGNVAEAEQCRVCQDPRRDPAIICVVEEPKDVVAIERTREFRGRYHVLGGAISPIEGVGPDDLRIRELLARLADGTVTELILATDPNLEGEATATYLARMIKPMGLKVTRLASGLPVGGDLEYADEVTLGRAFEGRRLLDV from the coding sequence GTGTACGAGGGCGTGGTCCAGGACCTCATCGACGAGTTGGGCAGGCTGCCCGGCGTCGGTCCCAAGAGCGCGCAGCGGATCGCCTTTCACATCCTGCAGGCCGAACCCACCGATGTCCGCCGTCTCGCGCAAGCGTTGACGCAGGTCAAGGAGAAGGTGCGGTTCTGCGCTGTCTGTGGGAACGTCGCCGAGGCCGAGCAGTGCCGCGTCTGCCAGGACCCCCGTCGCGATCCCGCGATCATCTGCGTGGTCGAGGAGCCGAAGGACGTTGTCGCGATCGAGCGGACGCGTGAGTTCCGGGGCCGCTATCACGTGCTCGGCGGGGCGATCAGCCCCATCGAGGGCGTGGGCCCGGACGATCTGCGGATCAGGGAGCTGCTCGCGCGGCTCGCGGACGGTACGGTCACCGAGCTCATCCTGGCCACCGATCCGAATCTGGAGGGCGAAGCCACCGCCACGTACCTCGCGCGCATGATCAAGCCCATGGGTTTGAAGGTCACCCGCCTGGCCAGCGGCCTCCCTGTCGGTGGAGACCTGGAGTACGCCGACGAGGTCACGCTGGGTCGTGCCTTCGAAGGGAGAAGACTTCTCGATGTCTGA
- a CDS encoding DUF5063 domain-containing protein, protein MSDATLHDAHPDPDDFAVQISDQIESFIVAVTEVAKGDEPDSAVPFLLLELSQLLLAGGRLGAHEDFVPDERYEPDVGPEPDVDELRERFAQLLEPVDIYSEVFDPYVPRSQPVACRISDDLAGIITDLRHGMAHYREGRISEALWWWQFSYLSNWGTTASAALRALQSLVAHVRLDSPLDELDGLDTDSSSAGGDEELAEEAGRVMAAEIAGPLGLRSGPH, encoded by the coding sequence ATGTCTGACGCAACGCTGCACGACGCCCACCCGGACCCGGACGACTTCGCGGTCCAGATCTCCGACCAGATCGAGAGCTTCATCGTCGCGGTCACCGAAGTCGCCAAGGGGGACGAGCCGGACAGCGCTGTGCCGTTCCTGCTGCTCGAGCTGTCGCAGCTGCTCCTCGCGGGCGGCCGGCTCGGCGCGCACGAGGACTTCGTCCCGGACGAGCGGTACGAACCGGACGTCGGCCCGGAGCCGGACGTCGACGAGCTGCGTGAGCGCTTCGCCCAGCTGCTGGAGCCGGTGGACATCTACTCGGAGGTCTTCGACCCGTACGTGCCGCGCAGCCAGCCCGTGGCCTGCCGGATCTCCGACGACCTGGCCGGGATCATCACCGATCTGCGGCACGGGATGGCGCACTACCGCGAGGGCCGGATCAGCGAGGCGCTGTGGTGGTGGCAGTTCTCATACCTCTCCAACTGGGGGACGACCGCCTCGGCGGCCCTGCGCGCGCTGCAGTCGCTGGTCGCGCACGTACGGCTGGACAGCCCGCTGGACGAGCTGGACGGTCTGGACACGGACAGCAGCAGCGCGGGCGGTGACGAGGAGCTCGCGGAGGAGGCCGGGCGGGTCATGGCGGCGGAGATCGCGGGACCGCTCGGACTGCGGTCGGGCCCGCACTGA
- a CDS encoding YbaB/EbfC family nucleoid-associated protein: protein MIPGGGQPNMQQLLQQAQKMQQDLAAAQEELARTHVEGSSGGGLVKATVTGSGELQGLVIDPKAVDPEDTETLADLVVAAVRDANHAAQELQQQKLGPLAQGLGGMPGLPF, encoded by the coding sequence GTGATCCCCGGTGGTGGCCAGCCGAACATGCAGCAGTTGCTGCAGCAGGCTCAGAAGATGCAGCAGGACCTCGCCGCGGCCCAGGAGGAGCTGGCCCGCACTCACGTCGAGGGTTCCTCGGGCGGTGGCCTGGTGAAGGCGACCGTGACCGGTTCCGGTGAGTTGCAGGGCCTGGTCATCGATCCCAAGGCCGTGGATCCTGAGGACACGGAGACCCTCGCGGATCTGGTCGTCGCGGCCGTCCGTGACGCCAACCACGCCGCGCAGGAGCTCCAGCAGCAGAAGCTCGGCCCGCTCGCCCAGGGGCTGGGCGGTATGCCCGGGCTCCCGTTCTGA
- a CDS encoding DNA polymerase III subunit gamma and tau, producing MSSLALYRRYRPETFAEVIGQEHVTGPLQQALRNNRVNHAYLFSGPRGCGKTTSARILARCLNCEKGPTPAPCGECQSCQDLARNGPGSIDVIEIDAASHGGVDDARELREKAFFGPASSRYKIYIIDEAHMVTSAGFNALLKVVEEPPEHLKFIFATTEPEKVIGTIRSRTHHYPFRLVPPGTLRDYLGEVCGREAIPIEDGVLPLVVRAGAGSVRDSMSVMDQLLAGAADDGVTYAMATSLLGYTDGSLLDSIVDAFAASDGAAAFEVVNRVIEGGNDPRRFVADLLERLRDLVILAAVPDAAEKGLIDAPADVVERMQAQASVFGGAELSRAADLVNEGLTEMRGATSPRLQLELICARVLLPAAFDDERSVQSRLERLERGALAGGLGGGAGAAGAGAGGVGGGVGGGGVGGPGPAMGYVPGPDAHAPVGPPAGGPSGPAAARAAMAGGGPGQGPAPGGPESSGSGEAPGGWPAGARPAADSGQGAAVDSGQQGGAPAAPAADGGGQRPGAWPSGAQAPAAEGGGSRPGAWPAASAPGSGASGAGGPSGAGAGPGGASGAGGASGGGGGQGAGAPARQPGGWPTATAPGQGGGPSAQTPAAPSAPTTPSAPTAPSAPAAGPAPSAPAPGAPSMAQGAVQVRQMWPDILEAVKNRRRFTWILLSQNATVSGFDGTTLQLGFSNAGARDSFVGGGSEDVLRQALQDAIGVQWRIEAIVDPSGGAGQQGGGPGGPGGFGGAGGPGGLGGQGGPGGYGGGSGYGGAGAGGGGATGGGGFGGGSGPGSGGGSGGGFGGGGQSAPPRQSAPRPAPASPPPAAPSAPSGSADAGPPPEAAAYREPEPPRVSIEDDMPAEDDPDLDETALSGHDLIVRELGATVIEEIVNE from the coding sequence GTGTCGTCCCTCGCGCTGTACCGCCGCTACCGCCCCGAGACCTTCGCGGAGGTCATTGGGCAGGAGCATGTCACCGGCCCGCTGCAGCAGGCGCTGCGCAACAACAGGGTCAACCACGCGTATCTGTTCAGCGGTCCCCGCGGGTGTGGCAAGACGACCAGTGCGCGCATCCTGGCCCGCTGCCTGAACTGTGAGAAGGGTCCCACCCCGGCGCCGTGCGGCGAGTGCCAGTCGTGCCAGGACCTCGCGCGGAACGGGCCGGGGTCTATCGATGTGATCGAGATCGACGCCGCGTCGCACGGTGGTGTGGACGACGCCCGTGAGCTGAGGGAGAAGGCGTTCTTCGGGCCCGCGTCCAGTCGCTACAAGATCTACATCATCGATGAGGCCCATATGGTCACCTCGGCCGGGTTCAACGCCCTGCTGAAGGTGGTCGAGGAGCCCCCGGAGCACCTCAAGTTCATCTTCGCGACCACCGAGCCGGAGAAGGTCATCGGCACGATCCGGTCGCGTACGCACCACTATCCGTTCCGGCTCGTGCCGCCCGGGACGCTCCGCGACTATCTGGGAGAGGTCTGCGGGCGCGAGGCGATTCCGATCGAGGACGGGGTGCTTCCGCTGGTGGTGCGGGCCGGGGCCGGGTCCGTGCGGGATTCGATGTCGGTGATGGACCAGCTGCTCGCGGGCGCGGCCGACGACGGCGTGACGTATGCCATGGCGACCTCGCTGCTCGGTTATACGGACGGCTCGCTGCTGGACTCGATCGTGGACGCCTTCGCGGCGAGCGACGGGGCGGCGGCGTTCGAGGTCGTCAACCGTGTGATCGAGGGGGGCAACGACCCCCGGCGCTTCGTCGCCGATCTGCTGGAGCGGCTGCGCGATCTGGTGATTCTCGCCGCCGTGCCGGACGCGGCGGAGAAGGGGCTCATCGACGCCCCGGCCGATGTGGTGGAGCGGATGCAGGCGCAGGCGTCGGTCTTCGGCGGCGCCGAGCTGAGCCGCGCGGCGGACCTGGTCAACGAGGGGCTTACGGAGATGCGCGGCGCCACCTCGCCGCGGCTCCAGCTGGAGCTGATCTGCGCCCGGGTGCTGCTGCCCGCCGCCTTCGACGATGAGCGGTCCGTCCAGTCGCGGCTGGAGCGGCTGGAGCGCGGGGCCCTCGCGGGTGGCCTGGGCGGCGGAGCCGGTGCAGCCGGTGCCGGTGCCGGCGGTGTCGGTGGCGGGGTCGGCGGTGGTGGCGTTGGGGGGCCCGGGCCCGCCATGGGGTACGTACCGGGGCCCGACGCTCACGCTCCCGTCGGTCCCCCGGCCGGTGGGCCGTCCGGTCCGGCCGCCGCGCGTGCGGCCATGGCCGGGGGCGGGCCCGGTCAGGGGCCGGCCCCGGGCGGTCCGGAGAGTTCGGGGAGTGGCGAGGCGCCCGGTGGGTGGCCTGCCGGGGCGCGGCCCGCCGCGGACAGTGGCCAGGGCGCCGCCGTGGACAGTGGACAGCAGGGCGGTGCACCGGCCGCGCCCGCGGCCGACGGTGGCGGGCAGCGGCCCGGAGCGTGGCCGTCGGGTGCCCAGGCCCCGGCCGCCGAGGGCGGCGGATCGCGGCCCGGAGCCTGGCCTGCCGCCTCCGCGCCCGGCTCCGGGGCTTCCGGAGCGGGCGGACCGTCCGGTGCCGGTGCTGGTCCCGGTGGCGCGTCCGGTGCGGGCGGTGCCTCTGGTGGTGGCGGTGGACAGGGCGCCGGGGCGCCCGCCCGGCAGCCCGGCGGCTGGCCCACGGCCACCGCGCCGGGGCAGGGTGGCGGCCCCTCCGCGCAGACACCCGCGGCGCCCTCCGCCCCGACCACCCCGAGCGCCCCGACCGCGCCTTCCGCCCCCGCCGCGGGCCCCGCGCCCTCCGCACCCGCGCCGGGCGCACCGAGCATGGCGCAGGGCGCCGTCCAGGTGCGGCAGATGTGGCCGGACATCCTTGAGGCGGTCAAGAACCGCCGCCGCTTCACCTGGATCCTGCTGAGCCAGAACGCGACGGTGTCCGGCTTCGACGGCACCACCCTCCAGCTCGGCTTCTCCAACGCGGGCGCGCGCGACAGCTTTGTGGGCGGCGGCAGCGAGGACGTCCTGCGGCAGGCGCTCCAGGACGCCATAGGGGTGCAGTGGCGGATCGAGGCGATCGTCGACCCCTCGGGCGGCGCCGGGCAACAGGGCGGCGGCCCAGGTGGTCCGGGCGGCTTCGGCGGCGCCGGTGGTCCTGGTGGCCTCGGTGGCCAGGGCGGTCCTGGTGGCTACGGCGGGGGCAGCGGTTACGGCGGTGCCGGTGCCGGTGGCGGAGGTGCCACCGGTGGTGGCGGCTTCGGCGGCGGAAGCGGCCCCGGTTCCGGCGGTGGCTCCGGTGGTGGTTTCGGTGGCGGCGGCCAGTCCGCCCCGCCCCGCCAGTCCGCGCCCCGGCCCGCTCCCGCCTCCCCGCCCCCGGCCGCGCCCTCCGCGCCGTCCGGCTCCGCGGACGCGGGCCCGCCCCCCGAGGCGGCGGCGTACCGGGAGCCCGAGCCGCCGCGGGTCTCGATCGAGGACGACATGCCTGCCGAGGACGACCCGGACCTGGACGAGACCGCGCTGAGCGGGCACGACCTGATCGTCCGCGAGCTCGGCGCCACGGTGATCGAGGAGATCGTCAACGAGTAG